From the genome of Mytilus edulis unplaced genomic scaffold, xbMytEdul2.2 SCAFFOLD_429, whole genome shotgun sequence:
ATGTTTCTGAGTGACCGGGTCGATGTCTTAGCAATATTGTAATGGgtaactttcaattttatttttttaactggaAAATGGGGGCGTTTATCAGAAGTCAAAAGTTCTGAACGCATGATTTTCGGTAGGGGGGCGTTAATTAGAAGGGGggctttaaatagaataaaaacagtaactgataaagataaaataattgtttaaaaatgcTTAGGACAGTCCACAAACAGATTTTATCTATACTTACCatcagtggttaacataccagatatTACTGCTATGCCTTGTCTACAAACAGatgttgtctatacctactgtcggtggttaacataccagatagtactcCTATACACAGTCTACTAGCAGGTTTTGTccatacctactgtcggtggttaacataccagatagtactggtatgcactgtctacaaacagattttgtctatacctactgtcggtggttaacataccagatagtactgatatgcactgtctacaaacagattttgtctGTACCtgctgtcggtggttaacataccagatagtactgCTATGCACAGTCTACAAATAGTACTCCTATACACAGTCTACAAGCACATttaatctatacctactgttggtggttaacatacaagaTAGTACTGCTATGCACtgtctacaaacagattttgtctgtacctactgtgggtggttaacataccagatagtactgctatgcactgtctacaaacagattttgtcggtacctactgtcggtggttaacataccagatagtactgatatgcactgtctacaaacagattttgtctatacctactgtcggtggttaacataccagatagtactcCTATACACTGTCTACTAGCAggttttgtctatacctactgtcggtggttaacaaaCAAAATAGAACTGGTATGCACtgtctacaaacagattttgtctatacctactgtcggtggttaacaaaCAAAATAGAACTGGTATGCACTGTCTACAAACAGattttatctatacctactgtcggtggttaacataccagatagtactgatatgcactgtctacaaacagattttgtGTATACcaactgtcggtggttaacataccaaaTAGTACTCCTATACACAGTCTACAAGCAGattttatctatacctactgtcggtggttaacataccagatagtactcCTATACACAGTTTGCAAGCAGATTTTATCTATACATACTGtgggtggttaacataccagatagtactcctatacactgtctacaaacagattttgtctatacctactgtcggtggttaacataccagacAGTACTCCTATACACAGTCTACTAGCAggttttgtctatacctactgtcggtggttaacataccagatagtactgCTATACACAgtctacaaacagattttgtctatacctactgtcggtggttaacatacaagaTAGTACTGCTATGCACtgtctacaaacagattttgtctatacctactgtcggtggttaacataccagatagtactcCTATACACTGTCTACTAGCAggttttgtctatacctactgtcggtggttaacaaaCCAGATAGAACTGGTATGCACtgtctacaaacagattttgtctatacctactgtcggtggttaacataccagatagtactcCTATACACAGTTTGCAAGCAGattttatctatacctactgtcggtggttaacataccagatagtactgatatgcactgtctacaaacagattttgtGTATACcaactgtcggtggttaacataccagatagtactcCTATACACAGTCTACTAGCAggttttgtctatacctactgtcggtggttaacataccagatagtactcCAATACACAGTCTACTAGCAggttttgtctatacctactgtcggtggttaacataccagatagtactggtatgcactgtctacaaacagattttgtctatacctactgtcggtggttaacataccagatagtactcCTATACACAGTCTACTAGCAGGttttatctatacctactgtcggtggttaacataccaaaTAGTACTCCTATACACAGTCTACAAGCAGattttatctatacctactgtcggtggttaacataccagatagtactcCTATACACAGTTTGCAAGCAGATTTTATCTATACATACTGtgggtggttaacataccagatagtactcctatacactgtctacaaacagattttgtctatacctactgtcggtggttaacataccagacAGTACTCCTATACACAGTCTACTAGCAggttttgtctatacctactgtcggtggttaacataccagatagtactggtatgcactgtctacaaacagattttgtctatacctaatgtcggtggttaacataccagatagtactcCTATACACAGTCTACAAGCAGattttatctatacctactgtcggtggttaacataccagatagtactgatatgcactgtctacaaacagattttgtctGTACCtgctgtcggtggttaacataccagatagtactgCTATGCCTTGTCTACAAACAGatgttgtctatacctactgtcggtggttaacataccagatagtactcCTATACACTGTCTACTAGCAggttttgtctatacctactgtcggtggttaacaaaCAAAATAGAACTGGTATGCACtgtctacaaacagattttgtctatacctactgtcggtggttaacatagcAAATAGTACTCCTATACACAGTTTGCAAGCAGattttatctatacctactgtcggtggttaacataccagatagtactcCTATACACTGTCTACTAGCAggttttgtctatacctactgtcggtggttaacaaaCAAAATAGAACTGGTATGCACTGTCTACAAACAggttttgtctatacctactgtcggtggttaacataccagatagtactgatatgcactgtctacaaacagattttgtGTATACcaactgtcggtggttaacataccagatagtactcCTATACACAGTCTACTAGCAggttttgtctatacctactgtcggtggttaacataccagatagtactggtatgcactgtctacaaacagattttgtctttacctactgtcggtggttaacataccaggTAGTACTCCTATACACAGTCTACAAGCAGattttatctatacctactgtcggtggttaacataccagatagtactgCTATGCACAGTCTACAAATAGTACTCCTATACACAGTCTACAAGGACATttaatctatacctactgtcggtggttaacatacaagaTAGTACTGCTATGCACtgtctacaaacagattttgtctgtacctactgtgggtggttaacataccagatagtactgctatgcactgtctacaaacagattttgtcggtacctaccgttggtggttaacataccagatagtactgCTATGCACAGTCTACAAACAGattttatctatacctactgtcggtggttaacatacgagaTAGAACTGCTATGCACtgtctacaaacagattttgtctatacctactgttggtggttaacataccagatagtactcctatacactgtctacaaacagattttgtctatacttactgtcggtggttaacatatctgagagtactggTATCCACTGTCTACAAAAAggttttgtctatacctactgtcggtggttaacataccagatagtactcctatacactgtctacaaacagattttgtGTATACCAACTGTCGGaggttaacataccagatagtactcCTATACACAGTCTACTAGCagattttgtctatacctactgtcggtggttaacatacgagaTAGTACTGCTATGCACtgtctacaaacagattttgtctacacctactgtcggtggttaacataccagatagtactcctatacactgtctacaaacagattttgtgtatacctactgtcggtggttaacatatctgagagtactggTATGCACTATCGACAAACAGGTTTTGTCCATACCTActgttggtggttaacatacgagATAGTACTGCTATGCACtgtctacaaacagattttgtctatacctactgtcggtggttaacataccagatagtactgCTATGCACAGTCTACTAACAGATTTTGTCTGTACCTACTGtgggtggttaacataccagatgGTACCCCTATACACAGTGTACAAGCAGattttatctatacctactgttggtggttaacataccagatagtactggtatgcactgtctacaaacagattttgtctgtacctaccgttggtggttaacataccagatagtactgCTATGCACAGTCTACAAGCagattttgtctatacctactgtcggtggttaacataccacaTAGTACTCCTATACACAGTCTACAAGGAGattttatctatacctactgtcggtggttaacatgccatataGTACTGTTATGCACTGTGTACAAACAGattttgtctgtacctaccgtcggttgttAACATAGCAGATAGTACTGATATGCCTTGTCTACAAACCgattttgtctatacctactgtcggtggttaacatacgagaAAGTACTGCTATGCACtgtctacaaacagattttgtctgtacctaccgtcggtggttaacataccagatagtactgCTATGCACAgtctacaaacagattttgtctgtacctactgtctacaaacagattttgtctgtacctactgtcggtggttaacataccagatagtactgTTATGCACTGTCTACAAACAGATGTTGTCTATACCttctgtcggtggttaacatgctaGAAAGAACTGCTATGTACAACAACCtggaatcattatttttcttgtaTACCAATTTTTTGTTGGCTTTGTGAGTAGGTCCTTGTGAGTACATGTCACCCACAAAATGAAGAGTTGAAATagtgttttatttctattttattttgccTCTGACTCAGCAGagatttgaaaattaagaaaacataatatcaatttaaagGCAAGTTTCCATCAAGTCATGAAAAGTGATACCTACAGATTTATATTGTAGGTAAACAGTATTACATATACTGAAATCACTTACCTGGAAGCAACAATAGCTTGGTAAATATGGTTCCTTATGTCAACATCAGTAGGAAAAAATCTTCTATTACTGTTGGTAGTTGTGACTTCCAAATCACGAACAAAAAGTTCCAATAACTTTTTCACCTCAGGAACCCTCCTTATGCCATCATCTACTAATTCAACTATTTTCCTATTTATTCTTCTGTCAACTGGTAAGCAGTATGCAGCCATCTgtacaaaaataatttcaatctGAACCCTGTACTAGTATGACTTCATTGCTTATTTGTTATCTGTGTCACATAGAAAATGACTGTATGCATAGGAATGTCAAAAACATCTGTTATACAAAGTTTGAGATGATCCAATGTCAAATGAAGTCTtatacatctacatgtatatgtaaatgtatgtataaGGACAATTTAAGCTGTCATGAAAAATGTTGAAAGCAAATTTGAGATAAACAAATGCCATGTAGttggaaaactggaaaatcccctttTTTTGGTGAATGGAGTCCCATAACtccagaaatataaaatgtaaaacttaTAATTGAAACAGTCAATACTTTAATACAATTAACAAAAGTTCCATGACAAATGGTGAAAGTGTTTTGAAGTATAATACAAAATGTTGACAACAGGTATAGCACAATATATGCAATAactgtaaacaaatatcaaaatagtaTAATATACTTCTCCAATCAGATGACATGCATGGTCCTCTTCCTTTGGCAAGGACACATACACTCGTATCTTTAAGTGTTTGATTTGTAAAGGAATCTTTGAGTTGTTTtgccattttcttttttttccattgTGAGGCAGTACCTTGTATCTGGTGAAGAAATGTGTTTTGTTTCAATAAAAGGAAATATATAACAATGGAACAAAGgaatattgaataaaaatgttaCAAGTTGGCACAGTGAATGTGTTAGTCTGCAGTTTTGTTTCCATATACTAGTGAAAGTGTATGAGGACTGCTTTAAAAATATCCTTCAAATTTTGAAAGCAGTTCAGGGATTGTAGAAAAAAGTGGGTGTGATCATCAATTCAACTATCTGTTAAAAAATTAGTTAACCAAATTAATAGTTTTTGATTTGTaggttacctttttttttttaaagttcattctAATGTAAGATATAAAGTTTATTCCTCTGTATACTGCAATTTTCTAATGGTATTAAAGAAAGTGCACTTATATCAAGTTGTGACACATTAATGTCAACCTTCATCCAGAGCAATAAAAAGTAATGgactaaaaaaatatgttgaccATTGCTTTTTCCTATTTATATGACTAGGTATTGATAATGACCTTTATTTAACTATTTTGTTTCCTTGTCtttcttgtcaaatttaatgtaaaaggtttgatttgctgaaatgtttttttttttataaattaagtaGATGCACATTTACTTCTTTTCCTGAGTATACTGACTATACACTACCTCATATTCAGGAAATTTCAGAATTTTTCTCAATCTTACTGTGGCTAAGCAATTCTGTTTTTTGGTATTCTGAATTAATCTTTTGCCATTCTGGGGTCTACAGGAAAAAAGAATAAACTTTACTGAATTATTTGTGAAAAAGGAcaataaataattgtgattttaacattttaggtaaaagaaataaattgaaCAACACTATTAAGATTGTAAAAGGCATCTTTTCATTGCTTTTTGATTTCTTTATAATCTCGAAAACCAATCTTTTGTCATACAACCaacaaattcttaaaaaaaacgtTTCTTTCTTTTAAAAGTGAACCAATTATAGTCTAAGCCTGGAATGTCACATTATATACTCTGtgtgagacctgaataacataaaATGGACATAAAAAAACATTCCTAATATACATTGTCATTAAAACATGATTAATATGCACCTAGAAAGCAATGTATCACACAGGCATCAGTCTGCAATCAGTTTAATGTTGTTTATGACTATGACCTCCTAAATCATTATGGATCATCTTGAAATTTTATGAGACagaacatacatttttgtttacatcagTGTGAAATTCAATATTTGGAACAAAtaaagtataacatgtataacatgtagAACTACAATATTTTAATACAGTTTTTAAAGTTAAGGATCGCAGGAATAAATGGATGGAAAAATGGAATAGAACATTGGTGATACTACATAGAGACAGGAAATTTGCCATACATAACGCTGACAATCAACCTTTCAAATTGAAACATGGTAAAATGaacattgtattaaaagtaaaaaatctgAAGTACTTGGAGGCATATTTGGCTCATTGGCCATTATAAATCATCTTATTTTCATGATAACTACAGTATCATGACAATTTCTCCTCAAGCTAAACAGACACTCCAATTTGACAACAGTTTCAATTTAAGTTCTGCAGATCAAAAGAGTGTAAAACATAGGGTCGGTAGGTTTGTTTATTGTTACAATCTAACAATGTGCAAAACTAGAGTTATAATTACAACTGTGTGAATTACCTCAGTGTCTGTATGGCGGCGATTTGGTCCCTGGTGACATTCTCGTACCTCTAGTCCTAGTACAATGTATGGCACATTATCAGGTGGAATATGGGGACCAGAACCTGTTTTATTATTGGGATCCTCCCACCATATGCGATGTCCTTCCAAATTTTTAACATCTGTGGATTcaaatatatgaaattaaaagtaacaaaaaaatcaACCTTTCAGGATTGTTAAGAAAAAGTAAACTCTTTTAACCTATGCCGAAAATCACATTAGGTAATGCAATGGTCATGACCATGATGACTAGAGaaatcaacaaattttttttttatgatacattaaaaatgaatcaatcaaattttttttttttaattattgtggttttcatacatgtatatacaatgatatacaaTGTATGACAATACGATGTCACAATTTCTAAAGCTATggcagtttttagttttctacaAATATATGGTagattttgaaattgtaaaattgaaaatggaaatggggaaggtgTCAAAGACACAAAAA
Proteins encoded in this window:
- the LOC139506756 gene encoding calcium-responsive transcription factor-like, whose protein sequence is MRYKVLPHNGKKRKWQNNSKIPLQIKHLKIRVYVSLPKEEDHACHLIGEMAAYCLPVDRRINRKIVELVDDGIRRVPEVKKLLELFVRDLEVTTTNSNRRFFPTDVDIRNHIYQAIVASRFCKNDQQNLQILVNKWKEDSPKDKFFYQPVGG